One part of the Vitis riparia cultivar Riparia Gloire de Montpellier isolate 1030 chromosome 8, EGFV_Vit.rip_1.0, whole genome shotgun sequence genome encodes these proteins:
- the LOC117920021 gene encoding laccase-2-like, giving the protein MGSSRLPPSASMAALVFGFLVLSALPKLAAGVTRHYTFNITLHNVTRLCQTKSIISVNGRFPGPPVVAREGDRVVVKVVNKVSNNVTIHWHGVRQLRSAWADGPTYVTQCPIQTGQTYTYNFTITGQRGTLLWHAHISWLRATLYGPIIILPRRNESYPFPKPHKEVTIILGEWWNADPEAVISQALQSGGGPNVSDAYTINGLPGPLYNCSSKDTYKLKVKPGKTYLLRLINAALNDELFFSIANHTLTVVEGDATYVKPFDTNVLVITPGQTTNVLLKTKPYFPNSTFLMAARPYFTGQGTFDNSTTAGILEYVNPSKPTSSQNKLPLLKPTLPPVNPNATGFVTNFTRKFRSLATAKFPANVPQTVDKRFFFTIGLGSNPCPKDMTCQGPNGTKFSASVNNISFILPSVSILQAYFFGQNGVYTTDFPTYPPVPFNYTGTPPNNTMVSNGTRVVVLPFNTSVELVMQDTSILGAESHPFHLHGYNFYVVGQGIGNYDPNTDPANFNLVDPVERNTFGVPAGGWVAIRFQADNPGVWFMHCHLDVHTSWGLRMAWIVLDGQQPNQKLPPPPSDLPKC; this is encoded by the exons ATGGGTTCTTCTCGTCTTCCTCCATCAGCTTCAATGGCAGCTCTCGTATTTGGTTTCTTGGTTTTATCAGCATTGCCGAAGCTCGCAGCAGGCGTGACCAGGCACTACACATTCAAT ATTACGTTGCACAATGTGACAAGGCTGTGCCAGACGAAGAGCATTATTAGCGTGAATGGACGTTTCCCAGGTCCTCCCGTTGTAGCAAGGGAAGGTGATAGAGTGGTGGTTAAAGTGGTTAATAAAGTTTCCAACAATGTGACTATTCATTG GCACGGTGTTCGCCAGCTTCGAAGTGCTTGGGCAGATGGACCGACGTACGTGACACAGTGTCCAATACAGACCGGCCAGACATACACCTACAACTTCACCATCACAGGCCAGAGAGGAACTCTCCTGTGGCATGCTCACATCTCATGGCTGAGAGCTACGCTGTATGGCCCTATCATCATCCTCCCCAGGCGCAATGAATCTTACCCATTCCCAAAGCCCCACAAGGAAGTGACAATTATTCTTG GAGAGTGGTGGAATGCAGACCCAGAGGCAGTGATCAGCCAGGCCCTGCAGAGTGGAGGAGGCCCAAATGTTTCAGATGCGTACACCATTAACGGTCTTCCAGGCCCACTGTACAATTGTTCCTCCAAAG ACACATACAAGCTGAAGGTGAAACCAGGGAAGACCTACCTCCTCCGTTTGATCAACGCTGCACTCAACGACGAACTTTTCTTCAGCATAGCCAACCACACCCTCACCGTGGTTGAAGGCGATGCTACTTATGTCAAACCTTTTGACACCAACGTACTTGTCATCACCCCAGGCCAAACCACCAATGTTCTCCTCAAGACCAAGCCCTACTTCCCCAACTCCACCTTCCTCATGGCCGCAAGGCCTTACTTCACCGGCCAAGGCACCTTTGACAATTCCACAACTGCCGGCATTCTGGAATACGTGAACCCATCAAAGCCCACTTCCTCTCAAAACAAACTTCCCCTCCTCAAACCAACCCTCCCACCTGTCAATCCCAATGCCACCGGCTTTGTCACCAACTTCACCAGGAAATTCCGTAGCTTGGCTACTGCTAAATTCCCTGCCAACGTCCCCCAAACTGTGGACAAGCGATTTTTCTTCACTATTGGACTTGGGTCCAACCCATGTCCTAAAGACATGACATGCCAGGGACCCAATGGCACCAAATTTTCAGCTTCAGTCAACAACATCTCTTTTATACTTCCATCAGTATCTATCCTGCAAGCCTACTTCTTTGGGCAGAATGGTGTTTACACCACTGATTTCCCAACATACCCACCAGTGCCCTTCAACTATACGGGAACTCCACCAAACAACACCATGGTGAGCAACGGAACCCGAGTTGTGGTGCTCCCATTCAACACCAGCGTGGAGCTGGTAATGCAGGACACCTCCATTCTCGGTGCTGAGAGTCACCCTTTTCACCTCCATGGTTACAATTTCTATGTGGTCGGCCAAGGGATTGGCAACTATGACCCAAACACGGATCCTGCCAACTTCAATCTAGTCGATCCCGTTGAAAGGAACACCTTTGGAGTTCCGGCCGGTGGTTGGGTTGCCATTCGCTTCCAAGCTGACAACCCAG GTGTATGGTTCATGCACTGCCACTTGGATGTCCACACAAGCTGGGGCTTGAGGATGGCATGGATCGTACTGGATGGACAGCAACCCAATCAGAAGTTACCACCCCCACCCTCCGATCTTCCCAAATGTTGA
- the LOC117920398 gene encoding protein FAR-RED-ELONGATED HYPOCOTYL 1-LIKE, which yields MDEINKNPSELHSSHVCKELNTNIMDLNKKRKLQAELLDLPLPKHICCGRSFSSQIVYPLDEDTEIEDLHAQIVKEETNGETIDDGSEPDSAKDSNSLAGYSDSVISVYGEAKFEPECEKTCPYNYPYSSSVNWGGNSSRDDLYSLKSTRMTPDVSKDKMTFFSGEHDPLVSQNLEEQLLEFGNDIDFMCSEYRDGMVEHSMDKELADMPYSSGMKPNNYVLSSGRWSVNQDAQIGTRKPTIDQEFEQYFSMLML from the exons ATGGATGAAATTAACAAGAACCCATCTGAGCTTCACAG CTCCCATGTCTGCAAAGAACTGAATACCAACATTATGGACttgaacaagaaaagaaaattacaggCTGAGCTATTGGATTTGCCTTTACCAAAGCATATATGTTGTGGACGAAGCTTTAGTTCTCaaattgtctacccacttgaTGAAGACACAGAAATAGAGGACTTGCATGCACAAATAGTTAAGGAAGAAACAAATGGAGAGACCATAGATGATGGATCAGAACCCGACTCAGCAAAAGATAGCAATAGCCTTGCTGGATATTCGGATTCTGTCATTTCTGTATATGGTGAAGCTAAATTTGAACCAGAGTGTGAAAAAACATGCCCATACAATTACCCTTACAGCTCATCTGTTAACTGGGGGGGCAACAGTTCCAGGGATGACCTTTATTCTTTGAAAAGCACAAGGATGACACCAGATGTTAGCAAAGACAAGATGACATTTTTCTCAGGAGAACATGATCCATTAGTATCTCAGAATCTTGAGGAGCAGCTTCTGGAATTTGGGAACGATATAGATTTCATGTGCTCAGAATATAGAGACGGGATGGTTGAGCACTCCATGGATAAGGAACTTGCAGATATGCCCTACTCCAGTGGGATGAAACCAAATAATTATGTTCTTTCATCTGGAAGGTGGAGTGTAAACCAAG ATGCTCAAATTGGGACCAGGAAGCCAACCATTGATCAAGAATTTGAGCAGTATTTTTCCATGCTTATGCTGTAA
- the LOC117920397 gene encoding probable protein S-acyltransferase 16 translates to MSPNCKFSLPVFVVASAITYIYFSTVFIFIDMWFGLTTSPGILNAIAFTAVAFMCVLNYVIAILTDPGRVPATFMPDIEDSQSPIHEIKRKGGDLRYCQKCAHYKPARAHHCRVCRRCVLRMDHHCIWINNCVGHANYKAFFIFVLYAVLGSIYSLVLLVGSIYNDAEKDEEQSRGSFRNAYVISGLLLVPLSVALMVLLGWHIYLILQNKTTIEYHEGVRALYLAEKGGNVSKNFYDLGAYENLTSVLGPSIFSWVCPTSKHIGSGLRFPYNL, encoded by the exons ATGTCTCCCAACTGCAAATTCTCTCTTCCCGTCTTTGTTGTCGCCTCCGCAATCACTTACATTTACTTCTCCACCGTCTTCATTTTCATTGACATGTGGTTCGGTCTCACGACGTCTCCGGGAATCTTGAACGCTATCGCTTTCACGGCTGTGGCGTTCATGTGCGTCCTCAACTACGTCATCGCCATCCTCACCGATCCCGGTCGGGTTCCCGCCACATTCATGCCTGACATTGAGGATTCCCAGAGTCCGATTCACGAGATCAAGCGTAAG GGTGGAGATCTGAGATACTGCCAGAAGTGTGCCCACTATAAACCTGCCCGTGCACACCATTGTCGTGTTTGCAGAAGATGTGTTTTGCGAATG GACCATCATTGCATCTGGATAAATAATTGTGTGGGACATGCAAACTATAAGGCCTTCTTCATCTTCGTTTTATATGCTGTACTTGGGAGCATCTATTCTCTG GTCCTGCTTGTGGGTAGTATTTATAATGACGCTGAGAAGGATGAAGAACAAAGCAGAGGCTCATTCAGAAATGCATAT GTCATTTCTGGACTGTTGCTAGTCCCATTATCTGTGGCACTGATGGTTCTTTTAGGTTGGCATATCTATCTCATTTTGCAAAACAAGACAACAATTGAG TACCATGAAGGTGTCAGAGCTTTGTATCTTGCAGAGAAAGGAGGGAATGTCTCTAAAAATTTTTATGATCTTGGTGCCTATGAAAATCTGACATCA GTGTTGGGTCCAAGCATCTTCAGCTGGGTATGCCCTACATCAAAGCACATTGGTTCTGGTCTTCGCTTCCCCTACAACCTTTGA